One stretch of Harmonia axyridis chromosome 1, icHarAxyr1.1, whole genome shotgun sequence DNA includes these proteins:
- the LOC123671613 gene encoding uncharacterized protein LOC123671613, with product MKGEGQKKLNVEDQNLLILPRNNRLLPPKKKYIKKHPEVLKAAKGEDNLNNSNVQKKADKIYRRTNPEFQKNASQRHSAKNLKKNEEYQKRFIGNISDEFKMRHVPSKIRRLLKDNGPISYWSESLLHLIEPYKLKKLSLSDKDIYKCPYCKARLYEEERNRKEWCCNNGAYNVQNLAPLTASFYNDREFLHRSRAYNNMFAFCATEVSGGYRHPSGLSFFKIEGRMYHQVYNLNARGQKFTTTGNLAQFVNRTRLFIDDGEERRHLAEGRSLKRNVIDQIHEFLNATNPLIPHFKILGQEQSIHRRLNAELLHVHFSRKWVYSLK from the coding sequence ATGAAAGGGGAAGGCCAAAAAAAACTAAACGTGGAAGACCAAAATCTCTTGATACTACCCAGGAACAACAGGCTACtgccaccaaaaaaaaaatatattaaaaaacatCCTGAAGTTCTGAAAGCAGCAAAAGGAGAGgataatttaaataattcaaatgtTCAGAAAAAAGCTGACAAAATATACAGAAGAACTAATCCTGAGTTCCAGAAAAATGCATCACAAAGACATTCagcgaaaaatttgaaaaaaaacgaagaatatcaaaaacgaTTCATAGGAAATATTTCGGATGAATTTAAAATGAGGCATGTCCCATCGAAAATACGGCGTTTATTAAAAGATAACGGTCCAATTTCATATTGGAGTGAAAGTTTGCTTCATCTAATAGAGCCTTACAAACTGAAAAAGTTGAGTCTCTCAGACAAAGATATTTATAAATGTCCTTACTGCAAAGCACGCTTATATGAAGAAGAAAGGAACAGAAAAGAATGGTGTTGTAACAATGGAGCATATAATGTACAGAATTTAGCTCCGCTTACAGCTTCATTTTATAATGATCGAGAATTCCTACATCGTTCTCGAGCGTATAATAATATGTTCGCATTCTGTGCCACGGAAGTTAGTGGCGGATATCGTCATCCAAGTGGACTATCATTCTTCAAAATTGAAGGGAGAATGTATCACCAAGTATATAATCTTAATGCACGAGGTCAAAAATTCACAACTACAGGAAATCTCGCTCAATTCGTGAACAGAACTCGTCTCTTCATCGATGATGGAGAAGAGAGACGTCATTTAGCAGAAGGACGATCTCTTAAACGAAACGTTATCGATCAAAtacatgaatttttgaatgcCACTAATCCATTAATCcctcattttaaaattttaggtCAAGAACAGTCCATACATCGTCGGTTGAATGCAGAACTATTACATGTCCATTTTTCCCGAAAATGGGTTTATAGCTTAAAATGA